One Elaeis guineensis isolate ETL-2024a chromosome 10, EG11, whole genome shotgun sequence genomic window carries:
- the LOC105052571 gene encoding prefoldin subunit 2 yields MAGKASGDNRELVNEQAIANMYAAMRSEMNQLYSKITELEMEISEHSLVIGAIQPLDPSRRCYRMVGGVLVERTIKEVLPAVQRNKAGLEEVIARLNEALEKKKKEIAEFELKHKIKIKRADTEAKEDSNLKEGSSQGVLVGPANE; encoded by the coding sequence ATGGCTGGCAAAGCTAGTGGTGATAACAGGGAACTGGTGAATGAGCAAGCAATTGCAAACATGTATGCGGCCATGCGCTCTGAGATGAACCAGCTGTACTCAAAGATCACAGAATTAGAGATGGAAATCAGCGAGCATTCCCTTGTCATTGGCGCAATACAGCCTCTCGATCCCTCTAGGCGCTGCTATCGGATGGTTGGTGGTGTGCTGGTAGAGAGAACAATTAAGGAGGTCTTGCCTGCAGTGCAGCGCAACAAGGCGGGCCTTGAAGAGGTCATTGCTCGCCTTAATGAGGcattggagaagaagaaaaaggagattgCGGAGTTTGAGTTGAAGCATAAGATCAAGATCAAGAGAGCAGACACAGAGGCTAAGGAAGACAGTaaccttaaagaaggctcttctcAGGGTGTTCTTGTAGGTCCTGCCAATGAGTAG
- the LOC105052569 gene encoding uncharacterized protein, giving the protein MDSAVVVADERAPLLPTYAAAAAAADDDEIRPWQSDHHSPPPRADDAAPNPPKIPEPSQRVASLDVFRGLTVALMILVDDAGGAFPSINHAPWFGVTLADFVMPFFLFIVGVSVALVFKKTSNKVTATKKAVIRALKLFLLGLLLQGGYFHGRHHLTYGVDIDHIRWLGILQRISIGYFLAAMSEIWLISNMLVGSPVSYVKKYYFEWIVAIILAVVYVGLLFGLYVANWEFAVPSSNSTLLSPTYGVQIENVHCGVRGSLGPPCNAVGLIDRLLLGEKHLYQNPVYKRTKECSVNSPDYGPLPPNSPGWCLAPFDPEGLLSSLMAAVTCFAGLHFGHIIVHFKGHAQRMLFWSMTSLVLLLCGFMVELVGMPFSKPLYTLSYMFLTTGVSGFLLTLIYYMIDVKQFRRPFLLLQWMGMNALIVYVMAASELFPAAIQGFYWRSPENNLVDLTESLFQTICHSKRYPWHLNVSMHLSNLSADFTASPNIFVLLYSSYD; this is encoded by the exons ATGGACTCCGCTGTCGTCGTCGCCGACGAGCGGGCTCCGCTCCTCCCCACctacgccgccgccgccgccgccgccgacgACGACGAGATCCGGCCCTGGCAGTCCGACCACCATTCGCCGCCGCCGCGGGCCGATGACGCTGCGCCGAATCCCCCAAAAATCCCCGAACCGAGCCAACGCGTGGCGTCTCTCGACGTGTTCCGTGGCCTCACCGTCGCG CTGATGATTCTCGTGGATGATGCTGGAGGGGCGTTCCCGTCGATAAATCATGCGCCTTGGTTCGGGGTTACTCTCGCGGACTTCGTGATgcccttcttcctcttcatcGTCGGGGTATCGGTGGCGCTGGTCTTTAAG AAAACTTCAAACAAGGTGACAGCTACAAAAAAGGCTGTCATAAGGGCATTGAAGCTTTTTCTTTTGGGGTTGCTGCTGCAAG GTGGATACTTTCATGGTCGTCATCATTTGACTTATGGGGTTGACATAGATCATATACGATGGCTAGGAATATTACAG AGGATATCCATTGGATACTTTTTAGCAGCAATGTCAGAGATCTGGCTCATTAGCAATATGTTGGTGGGTTCTCCAGTATCTTACGTGAAGAAATACTATTTCGAATG GATTGTTGCCATCATACTTGCTGTGGTCTATGTTGGTTTGCTTTTCGGTCTGTATGTGGCCAACTGGGAGTTTGCAGTTCCAAGCAGTAATTCCACTTTACTAAGTCCAACTTATGGAGTTCAAATTGAAAAT GTGCATTGTGGAGTGAGGGGTAGTCTTGGTCCTCCTTGCAATGCTGTGGGCTTGATAGATCGACTTCTTCTTGGTGAAAAACACTTGTATCAGAATCCAGTCTATAAAAGGACAAAG GAGTGCAGTGTTAATTCTCCTGATTATGGGCCGCTTCCACCAAATTCACCTGGATGGTGCCTTGCTCCATTTGACCCTGAGGGTTTATTAAG TTCACTGATGGCCGCTGTGACATGTTTTGCTGGATTACATTTTGGGCACATAATCGTGCATTTTAAG GGTCATGCTCAGAGAATGTTGTTCTGGTCCATGACTTCTTTGGTCCTTCTGCTCTGTGGATTTATGGTGGAGTTAGTAG GTATGCCTTTTAGCAAGCCATTATACACATTGAGCTACATGTTTCTTACTACAGGAGTGTCTGGCTTTCTACTAACTCTGATATACTACATG ATTGATGTCAAGCAGTTTAGAAGGCCATTTCTGTTACTTCAGTGGATGGGCATGAATGCCTTAATTGTTTATGTTATGGCTGCTTCTGAGCTGTTTCCAGCAGCTATACAAGGATTCTATTGGCGCTCGCCTGAAAACAACCTG GTGGATTTGACCGAATCATTGTTTCAAACTATATGCCATTCCAAAAG GTATCCATGGCATCTTAATGTATCCATGCATCTTAGCAACTTATCAGCGGATTTTACTGCATCACCGAATATCTTTGTGTTACTCTATTCTTCTTATGATTGA
- the LOC105052570 gene encoding uncharacterized protein, whose product MHGFDRGFPDGLRPYDGGAVDDGRGLAVVSGKAYSAGHTNIRRLPPPPGARWRAVGGGGSLTTSSGPAPWWAAEAEAKRQRRVARYKIYAVEGKVKASIRKGFRRVKALVRGW is encoded by the coding sequence ATGCACGGCTTCGATCGGGGCTTCCCGGACGGGCTCCGCCCCTACGATGGCGGCGCGGTGGATGACGGCCGGGGGCTGGCGGTCGTGAGCGGGAAGGCCTACAGCGCGGGTCATACGAATATCCGCCGCCTGCCTCCACCGCCGGGGGCACGGTGGCGGGCGGTCGGGGGCGGGGGATCCCTAACGACGTCGTCGGGGCCGGCGCCGTGGTGGGCCGCCGAGGCGGAGGCGAAGCGGCAGCGGAGGGTGGCGCGGTACAAGATCTATGCGGTGGAGGGCAAGGTCAAGGCCTCGATCCGCAAGGGCTTCCGGCGGGTCAAGGCCCTCGTTCGGGGCTGGTGA